One genomic window of Tenacibaculum tangerinum includes the following:
- a CDS encoding NADP-dependent isocitrate dehydrogenase — protein sequence MTKTAKIMYTKTDEAPALATRSFLPIVKAFTKSSNIEVETKDISLAGRILANFSDFLPKEQQVEDALAFLGDLAKKPEANIIKLPNISASVPQLKAAIKELQALGYALPDYPEEATTDEEKAILARYNKVKGSAVNPVLREGNSDRRAPKAVKNYAKKNPHSMGAWSADSKTHVSTMTAGDFAHSEKSVTVPNATDVQIVHTDSNGNKTVLKEKVSLLAEEVIDASVMSKKALLTFLEEQVQDANDKGVLFSLHMKATMMKVSDPIIFGHAVRVFFKDLFAKHGDTFKEIGVDVNNGFGNLVSNLEELSADKKAEILADIEAIYIKNPDVAMVNSDKGITNLHVPSDVIIDASMPAMIRTSGQMWNKEGKQQDTKAVIPDSSYAGLYQETIDFCKKNGAFDPTTMGTVPNVGLMAKKAEEYGSHDKTFEIASDGKVEVIDANGTTLLEHTVEAGDIWRMCQTKDAPIQDWIKLAVSRAKATGVPAVFWLGKERAHDAEIIKKVEKYLPNHDTTGLEIKILSPVEATKYTLQRVKEGKDTISVTGNVLRDYLTDLFPILELGTSAKMLSIVPLMNGGGLFETGAGGSAPKHVQQLVEENHLRWDSLGEFLALAVSLEHLGETTNNSKAKVLAETLDDATDKLLENKKGPSRKTGELDNRGSHFYLAMYWAQALASQDKDADLKTLFAPIAEKLTASETTIVEELNSVQGKAVTIGGYYEPNDDLANAVMQPSKTLNSILQSI from the coding sequence ATGACTAAGACTGCTAAAATTATGTACACAAAAACGGATGAAGCTCCGGCATTAGCTACGCGTTCGTTTTTACCAATCGTAAAAGCTTTTACCAAATCATCTAACATAGAAGTAGAAACTAAAGATATTTCTCTTGCAGGTCGTATTCTTGCTAATTTTTCAGATTTTTTACCTAAAGAACAACAAGTTGAAGATGCTTTAGCTTTTTTGGGAGATTTAGCAAAAAAGCCAGAAGCTAATATTATTAAACTTCCCAATATTTCAGCTTCTGTTCCTCAATTAAAAGCGGCAATAAAAGAGCTACAAGCTTTAGGATATGCGTTACCTGATTATCCAGAAGAAGCTACCACTGATGAAGAGAAAGCAATTTTAGCACGCTATAATAAGGTAAAAGGATCTGCTGTAAATCCTGTTTTACGTGAAGGTAATTCTGACCGTAGAGCACCCAAAGCCGTAAAAAACTACGCAAAAAAGAATCCACATTCAATGGGAGCTTGGAGTGCTGACTCAAAGACTCATGTTTCCACAATGACAGCGGGTGATTTTGCTCACAGCGAAAAATCGGTTACCGTACCGAATGCTACTGACGTACAAATTGTACATACAGATAGTAACGGTAACAAAACTGTTTTAAAAGAAAAAGTATCTTTATTGGCTGAAGAAGTAATTGATGCTTCTGTAATGAGCAAAAAAGCATTGTTAACTTTCTTAGAAGAGCAAGTACAAGATGCGAATGATAAAGGGGTATTATTCTCCTTACACATGAAGGCAACCATGATGAAAGTTTCAGACCCTATTATATTTGGTCATGCCGTTCGAGTTTTCTTTAAAGATTTGTTTGCAAAGCACGGTGATACTTTTAAAGAAATTGGGGTAGATGTAAACAACGGATTTGGGAACTTGGTAAGTAATCTAGAAGAATTATCAGCGGATAAAAAGGCAGAGATTTTAGCAGATATTGAAGCTATTTATATCAAAAACCCTGATGTAGCCATGGTAAATTCTGATAAAGGAATTACCAACCTACATGTTCCTTCTGATGTGATTATTGATGCTTCTATGCCAGCCATGATTCGTACTTCTGGACAAATGTGGAATAAAGAAGGAAAGCAGCAAGATACGAAAGCTGTGATTCCTGATAGTTCGTATGCTGGTTTATACCAAGAAACAATCGATTTCTGTAAAAAGAATGGTGCGTTCGACCCTACTACCATGGGAACTGTTCCAAACGTCGGTTTAATGGCGAAAAAAGCTGAGGAATATGGTTCTCACGACAAAACTTTTGAAATCGCTTCTGATGGAAAAGTTGAGGTGATTGATGCCAACGGAACTACTTTATTAGAGCATACTGTTGAAGCTGGTGATATTTGGAGAATGTGCCAAACCAAAGACGCTCCTATTCAAGACTGGATTAAATTGGCAGTTAGCCGTGCAAAGGCAACTGGAGTTCCTGCTGTTTTTTGGTTAGGAAAAGAAAGAGCCCACGATGCTGAAATCATCAAAAAAGTAGAAAAATATTTACCAAATCATGATACTACAGGTTTAGAAATTAAAATTTTGTCTCCTGTAGAAGCTACTAAATACACTTTACAAAGAGTTAAAGAAGGAAAAGATACCATTTCTGTAACAGGAAACGTATTGCGTGATTATTTAACAGACCTATTTCCTATTTTAGAATTAGGAACTTCTGCTAAAATGCTATCTATCGTACCATTAATGAATGGCGGTGGTTTATTTGAAACAGGTGCAGGTGGTTCTGCCCCTAAACACGTTCAGCAATTAGTTGAAGAAAACCACTTACGTTGGGATTCTTTAGGTGAATTCTTAGCCTTGGCTGTTTCTTTAGAGCATCTAGGTGAAACAACAAACAATAGTAAAGCGAAAGTATTGGCAGAAACCTTAGATGATGCAACAGATAAGCTGTTAGAGAACAAAAAAGGACCGTCAAGAAAAACTGGAGAACTAGACAACAGAGGTTCGCACTTTTATTTAGCCATGTATTGGGCACAAGCCTTGGCCTCTCAAGACAAAGATGCTGACCTAAAAACGCTGTTTGCTCCTATTGCAGAGAAACTGACTGCAAGCGAAACTACTATTGTAGAAGAGTTAAATTCTGTTCAAGGTAAAGCGGTAACTATTGGAGGATATTATGAGCCAAATGATGATCTAGCGAATGCAGTTATGCAACCTAGCAAAACTCTTAATTCAATTTTACAGAGTATCTAA
- the rplS gene encoding 50S ribosomal protein L19 yields the protein MDLVKFVQDEFVTKNELPEFAAGDTITVYYEIREGDKVRTQFFRGVVIQKRGSGASETFTIRKMSGTVGVERIFPINLPSIQKIEINKRGKVRRARIYYFRGLTGKKARIKERRH from the coding sequence ATGGATTTAGTAAAATTTGTTCAAGACGAATTTGTAACAAAAAATGAATTACCAGAATTCGCAGCTGGAGATACTATTACAGTATACTACGAAATTAGAGAAGGAGATAAAGTACGTACTCAGTTCTTTAGAGGTGTAGTTATCCAAAAAAGAGGAAGTGGTGCTTCTGAAACATTTACAATCAGAAAAATGTCTGGTACTGTAGGTGTTGAGCGTATTTTCCCTATCAACCTACCATCTATCCAAAAGATTGAAATCAACAAAAGAGGTAAAGTACGTAGAGCTCGTATTTACTACTTTAGAGGTCTTACTGGTAAGAAAGCAAGAATTAAAGAAAGAAGACACTAA
- a CDS encoding RluA family pseudouridine synthase: protein MKKIETHNVKKILIPIRLQEYAVGIFKTIPTKSGIKKAIKKGFVKVNGKTATTALYINEGDTIHLYESEQKNEGKQFNFPLEILFEDIYLAVIYKPAGILVSGNSFATIDNALIQNLQKSALTDATRPRPVHRLDYPTSGLLLIGKTTESIIALNQLFEKKEIQKTYYAICIGKMEKNGEIDFSIDDKNAFTSFEVIQTIKSPRFDFLNLVKLYPKTGRKHQLRKHLFAIGNPILGDKEYFLEDKILKGKGLFLHASSLSFTHPFTKEKIIITKELPKKFKKLFPEF, encoded by the coding sequence TTGAAAAAAATTGAAACTCACAACGTAAAAAAAATACTAATTCCTATTCGGTTACAAGAATATGCAGTGGGTATTTTTAAAACGATTCCTACGAAATCTGGTATCAAAAAAGCTATTAAAAAAGGATTTGTAAAAGTCAATGGTAAAACAGCTACTACAGCTTTATATATTAATGAAGGAGATACTATTCACTTATATGAATCAGAACAAAAAAACGAGGGAAAACAATTCAATTTTCCGCTTGAAATTCTTTTTGAAGATATTTATTTAGCTGTTATTTACAAACCTGCAGGAATCTTGGTTAGCGGAAATTCTTTTGCAACAATTGACAACGCTCTTATACAGAACTTACAAAAAAGCGCATTGACCGATGCCACTCGTCCACGACCCGTACATCGATTAGATTACCCGACTAGTGGGTTGTTACTCATTGGAAAAACCACTGAAAGTATTATTGCTTTAAACCAACTCTTCGAAAAAAAAGAGATTCAAAAAACATACTATGCTATTTGTATTGGCAAAATGGAGAAAAACGGAGAAATTGATTTTTCAATTGATGATAAAAATGCCTTTACTTCGTTTGAAGTTATACAAACCATTAAATCTCCTCGTTTTGATTTCTTGAACTTAGTAAAATTATATCCTAAAACTGGAAGAAAACATCAATTACGTAAACATTTATTTGCTATTGGTAATCCTATTTTGGGTGATAAAGAATACTTTCTAGAAGATAAAATTCTGAAAGGAAAAGGATTGTTTCTGCATGCTTCTTCCCTATCCTTTACACATCCATTTACTAAAGAAAAAATAATTATTACAAAAGAGCTTCCTAAGAAATTCAAAAAATTATTTCCCGAATTCTAA
- the trmD gene encoding tRNA (guanosine(37)-N1)-methyltransferase TrmD, which translates to MRIDIITVEPDLIKSPFENSMMKRAIDKGLAEVHFHNLREYGFGNYRQIDDYQFGGGAGMVLMIEPIAKCIEKLQSERTYDEIIYMTPDAKTLNQATANTLSLKENIIILTGHYKGVDQRVRDKFITKEISIGDYVLTGGELAAAVLCDAVVRLIPGVLGDETSALTDSFQDNLLSPPVYTRPSEYEGMKVPEVLLSGNFPKIEEWRSEQAYKRTKEIRPDLLD; encoded by the coding sequence ATGCGAATAGATATTATTACGGTAGAACCCGACTTAATAAAGAGCCCATTTGAAAACTCGATGATGAAAAGGGCTATTGATAAAGGACTTGCTGAAGTTCATTTTCATAACTTACGAGAATATGGTTTTGGTAACTATCGTCAAATAGACGATTACCAATTTGGTGGAGGTGCTGGAATGGTTTTAATGATTGAACCTATAGCGAAATGTATTGAGAAGCTACAATCAGAAAGAACTTATGATGAAATCATATACATGACTCCAGATGCCAAAACGCTGAATCAAGCCACTGCAAATACCCTTTCCTTAAAAGAGAATATTATTATTTTAACAGGTCATTACAAAGGGGTAGACCAGCGTGTACGTGATAAATTTATTACTAAAGAAATTTCTATTGGTGATTATGTGTTAACTGGAGGCGAACTGGCTGCTGCCGTTTTATGCGATGCTGTTGTTCGATTAATTCCTGGGGTTTTGGGTGATGAAACCTCTGCTTTAACAGATAGTTTCCAAGATAATTTATTATCACCACCCGTATACACAAGGCCTTCAGAATATGAGGGAATGAAAGTACCCGAAGTACTGTTATCGGGTAACTTTCCTAAAATTGAAGAATGGCGTTCAGAACAAGCTTATAAAAGAACAAAAGAGATACGTCCAGATTTATTAGATTAA
- a CDS encoding energy transducer TonB, which yields MKKLFLLLFLSSFCFSQTAKDQFYDEFTNPNINNKLSNYLKENLHKDLLKDITYPEKSKKIILSFQINKENIPYRIDINSSRNRELIKSLKKLFKEYNLNNFTTKFDTRKKYSLQIITPNGISNIINCSTIPLEISSPNYKSCEDLDFYDDIKYCVNKNIKNHFYNSINYDLADSILTNEEGVTLDFKVLIDKHGKLKLTEIEAPEVFKKNIAKITEKYDTVFLPKMINNKPTNYYYHIKQVFEKGEKPISDLELDYNFDSIFKTNSTNELANYFKKNLSPEDLEKANLNRVHDRLKLYFELDVTGKPFKVSTNSRSDLLERKIINIFKRYDLSKSTFKNTHPINRYFTTVIKHENGVNKVVTNSIMGYSRIPVFPNCENSLNATMGKNCYNRTISQFFVKHFNSNLAAKLGLMPGKKIIYVKFTIDKDGKVTNVSCRAPHPKLKEESIRVIKKLTKATPAMFGDKPAKVSYTLPVTFNVE from the coding sequence ATGAAAAAATTATTTTTACTATTATTTCTATCTTCTTTCTGTTTTTCTCAAACCGCTAAAGATCAATTTTATGATGAGTTTACCAATCCAAATATCAACAATAAACTTTCAAATTACCTAAAAGAAAACCTTCATAAAGACTTATTAAAAGACATTACATATCCAGAAAAAAGTAAAAAAATTATTTTGTCTTTTCAGATTAATAAAGAGAATATCCCTTATCGAATTGATATTAATTCTTCTCGTAATAGAGAATTAATAAAATCATTAAAAAAACTTTTCAAAGAATACAATCTAAACAATTTCACAACGAAGTTTGATACAAGAAAAAAATATTCCCTTCAAATTATTACGCCCAATGGAATAAGTAACATTATAAATTGCAGCACTATTCCATTAGAAATTTCTTCTCCAAACTATAAATCTTGTGAAGATTTAGATTTTTACGATGATATTAAGTATTGTGTAAATAAAAACATCAAAAATCATTTTTATAATTCAATCAATTATGATTTAGCTGATAGCATACTTACAAACGAAGAAGGGGTTACTTTAGATTTTAAGGTATTAATTGATAAACACGGCAAACTAAAGTTAACTGAAATAGAAGCACCTGAAGTTTTCAAAAAAAACATTGCTAAAATTACAGAAAAGTATGATACTGTTTTTCTACCAAAAATGATAAACAATAAACCTACTAATTACTACTACCATATAAAACAAGTATTTGAAAAAGGGGAAAAACCAATATCTGACTTAGAATTAGATTACAATTTTGATAGTATATTTAAAACAAATTCAACAAATGAATTAGCAAACTATTTCAAAAAAAATCTATCGCCAGAAGATTTAGAAAAGGCGAACCTAAATAGGGTACATGACAGACTAAAACTTTATTTCGAATTAGACGTTACCGGTAAACCTTTTAAAGTCTCAACCAATTCTAGATCTGACCTATTAGAAAGAAAGATTATTAATATTTTCAAAAGGTATGATCTTTCTAAATCGACTTTTAAAAATACACACCCTATAAATAGATACTTTACAACTGTAATAAAACATGAAAATGGTGTTAATAAAGTAGTTACGAATAGCATAATGGGATATAGTAGAATTCCCGTTTTTCCTAATTGTGAGAATTCCTTAAATGCTACTATGGGAAAAAATTGTTATAACAGAACGATTTCACAATTCTTTGTTAAACATTTTAATAGCAATTTAGCAGCCAAACTAGGACTTATGCCAGGAAAAAAAATAATATATGTTAAGTTTACAATTGATAAAGATGGGAAAGTTACTAATGTAAGTTGTAGAGCTCCACACCCAAAACTAAAAGAAGAATCTATAAGAGTTATAAAAAAACTAACAAAAGCTACTCCTGCAATGTTTGGTGACAAGCCAGCAAAAGTAAGTTATACTTTACCAGTAACTTTTAATGTTGAATAA